The Edaphobacter flagellatus sequence AAAAACCCGAGCTGCTTTTTGGGCGTAATGTCGTCGAATCCTAAAGAAACCATGTCCGTCAAGAAAACGGTGCTAGGAATGAATTGGTAGCGGCCGCTCAACGCACTGTCGTGAACGTTACCAGTACACGTCAGCTCTCCGGGTTCAGCCTTCATACGAGCGGTCAGCGCCGTACCCTCTTTTTGAAGCAACTCTGAAGAAACACCGCTCCAACGACTCCATTGAAGCGATGAGTTGTTCATCTCAGTGCAGCTCTCCGCCTCTTTGCCACAATCAACGCTTGCTAGCATCAACTGCACCTTGTCCGGCTCATTTGTGCGACGAGCATCCGAAAGCATGCATAGCCCTGACAATGTCTGTCCAAATCCTGTCGAGCATCCGAGCATCACTGCAAAGACGAAAAATCTCATTTTCTCTTCTCCTCAATAACCTTTTGGAGACAAAGCATCCCCCGATGCAATACGTGATTGCATGCTGCCATACCTTAGTTCGCGATTTAGTTCAGAAGACCCGTCATCTTCAGCTTGATCAATTTGTCCAGGTCTGTGCTATTGAAGCCATACGACTTTGCCTTGCCGACAAACTCTTCATCGATATGAAAGACTGCGGCTTGTTTCACGGCATGGAGATCGGCATTCGGAAAAGTCGCCTTAAGCCAGTGAGCATTCTCCGGCGTAAGGCCTTGAGCTTTTAGAGAAACCAGTTCGTGCGCAGAAAGCCCCGAAAACCCTGCTGAAGCCATCGCTTTAGCATATTCAGGTGTGATCCCGACAGCTCGAAAAGTAACCAGCTCATGTAGATCGGTGGGAGCTAATCCGCCTGCCTTCAATTGAGTTGCATACCCCGGCGTGACCCCTACTGACTTTAGGCTGATAAGATCCTGCCGCGTCGGGGTTCCAATCCCAAGGTCGGCCATCGCCTTCGCATACTCAGGAGTCACACCAACGGACTTCTCAGAGATAGCTTCTTGGAAACTGGACGGGGCTGCGTTGGAACTTTTTAGCCCGGCAATATATTCTGGCGTCACCCCAACAGATTTTAGGGCGATCAGCTCAGGCAGTGTTGGGATACCGAACCCTGCCTGAGCCATCGCCTTGGCATACTCAGGCGTCACACCCAACGAGCGGAGTGAGATGATCGTGTTCAAGTCTTTATTGAGGTCGAGTGGATACCCCGCTTCCTGCATCTTTTTCAAATAGTCCAGCCCGCTACCGCTCCTCGTTGTATCTTGCCCCGCTTCAGGTGATGGCGTCGGCTCAACTGGAGAGGAAGATGGCGTGGGGACTGCTAAGGCTATAGAAACGGGTAAAGCGGACGGCGCCGAAGCGACTGCTCGTACTGGAGCTGCTTGAGGCAACAGTTCGTATCCTGCACTCCTTTTTACAGAGACGCGCGGCACCGACACGGACTGATTTGGAGTAGTTTTCTCCTGCTCAGGAAAAACAACTCTCTTTCCTGCTGTGATGCCAGTATTCTCTGTGTGCGCCTTCAGCCCCTGTGCAACATGCGGTGCTGCGACAAGCCCCGCCACGACGAATCCTGCTACCGCAATCCGTACTCCACTCATCGACCTCTGCTCCATACCCTTCTCTCCCATCACTCGTCGAATTCGATGTAACAGTGTTCCCTCTTCCCCATGCAAAGCCATCGCTAATTGCATGCGCTCTGCGCGCTGCTCTTCCATCTGCAACAGCGCTTCAGCATAAATCCCCGGATCCGCACAGCTGCGAGCTGCAATCTCGTCACAACATACTTCGCGTAGCTCTCTCGTACGTTTACTGATCCACCACACAGCGGGGTGGAAGAAAAAGAGACATTCAATCGCGGTCTGCAGAAGATTGCAGAGGTAATCCCACCGGCGTATGTGCGCCAACTCGTGTGCCAATACAGCTTCCAGCTGCTCAGCTGGGAGCGATGTAGCCACGCTCATTGGCAGAATCACAGATGCTCGCCAAACCCCCATGACCATTGGCGAGATCACTTCAGTCGATACGCGCAATATCACCGGATATGTCAGCCGGAGCGCTCCACTTACTTTCTCAAAACTCATTTGCACTGCAGATGGAATGGCTACTGCGGCATCGCGTTGCAACAATTTCAGTCGCCACCACCCCCCAACAGCTCGCAGCGCAAGCAAACAAACTCCTGCCAGCCATAACCCATCGATCCAAGGCAAAAACCGGTCTGCATGACTCGCAATCCAAAGCTCACCGTTTGCCATAACCGGAGCAGCGAATGGTACCTCTTTCGCTACAACTACATGCAGGCTTCCCACCTGCGACGCCACCATCGGCTGCTCACCTGGAGTGATATGAATTACCAGTCGCTCCTGCTCCATAAACGTGGCAATCGCTACAACAGGCATCAGCCCCAACATCATCATCGCCACGCCATAACGCACCACGGTTGTCGTATGAGCAAGGCAACGGTCAACCAGCGCATATAGCAGTGCAATCGCCACGCCCTGCCAGCAAAAGTGCAGGAGCGTCCATCCCAACGCAACTACTTCTCTTGCATGCACCAAGCCGAGGACACTCATCTATTAGCCTCCTGCTTTTTCCGCGCCAGTAACTTACGTATCTCCACCAGTTGTTCTTCGCTTGCAGGTTCTATCTCTAACGCTCGTAACGCCAACTGAGCCGCACTACCGGAGAACAATCGTTGACTTAACTCCCTCACAAAGCGACGCTCCGTTTCTTCCTTTGCCACATTTGCTCGATAGACATGCGCTCGTGCGCTCTCGTCACGAATGACTAAGCCTTTATCCGTCATAATCTGCATCAGCTTCAAGATGCCCGTATACACCATCGGACGCGATGCGCTGATCGCTTCATAGACTTCGCGAACTGTAGCTGATCCTCGTTCCCACAAAAACGCGAGAATCTCTAGTTCTCCTTCTGTCGGCCTGGTGGTCTCTTTTTTCTTTGTCATGTGTAGGACCATATACGAACAATATCGTAGATGTCAACGAAATTTTTCGTACTGACGTACGCCGCCTTTCCCTGACGCTCTGTTGCAAGGACGTCTCTGAGAACATCCTGAACGGAAGAAATGCAGAGGTAGGCCAGCCGAATCGTCGCCCGATAAAATGCTCTACATGCTGATCAGCGCCACGCAACTTACTCAATTTAGGAAATACAAATCCCTGCTCTGTTTTGTCCTTTTCGCTTTGGCGACACCTGCGATTGCAGCCCCTGCTAAAGCTGACCTTGTCGTCTATGGGGGTACCGCATCAGGCGTAATCACTGCCTATGCGGCAGCGAAGGAGGGGCTTCATGTTGTCCTTCTTGAGCCGGGCTCTCACCTCGGGGGCATGGTTACGGGTGGATTATCTGCTTCCGATGTTGCTGACTTTAAGATCATCGGCGGGTACGCGCGCGACTTTTATCGTGAAGCAGCCGCACACTACGGCAAACTCTCTCTTAATAAACATAGTGATTGGCTCTCTGAGCCAAAAGTTGGAGAGACCATTTTTAAAGCCTGGCTTAAGAAAGCCGGAGTCGAGGTCTACTTTCATGAGCGCCTGAAAGAACACAAAGGCGTAACCAAATCGGCAGTTCATATAACTTCGATTACCACTGAGGACAACAAAAAATGGCAGGCGAAGGTCTTCGCCGATTGCAGCTATGAAGGCGATTTAATGGCTCAGGCGGGAGTGAAGTATATCGTCGGACGCGAAGGAGTTGAGACTTATAGCGAAGATCTCGCTGGCGTACGTAGAGATACACCGAAGCATCAATTTCTCTGGAAAATCTCTCCAAATGGCGCGAACGACAAGCTGATGCCTGAAGTTGATCCAGGACCTATCGGCACAAATGGTTCTGCAGACAAGAAGATACAAGCTTACAATTTTCGACTGATCCTTACCAATAATCCGGCAAACAAGTTGCCCTGGACAAAACCCGAGGGGTACGACAGTGCGCAGTTCGCACTTCTGGCAAAGTATTTAAACGAATGGAAA is a genomic window containing:
- a CDS encoding M56 family metallopeptidase → MSVLGLVHAREVVALGWTLLHFCWQGVAIALLYALVDRCLAHTTTVVRYGVAMMMLGLMPVVAIATFMEQERLVIHITPGEQPMVASQVGSLHVVVAKEVPFAAPVMANGELWIASHADRFLPWIDGLWLAGVCLLALRAVGGWWRLKLLQRDAAVAIPSAVQMSFEKVSGALRLTYPVILRVSTEVISPMVMGVWRASVILPMSVATSLPAEQLEAVLAHELAHIRRWDYLCNLLQTAIECLFFFHPAVWWISKRTRELREVCCDEIAARSCADPGIYAEALLQMEEQRAERMQLAMALHGEEGTLLHRIRRVMGEKGMEQRSMSGVRIAVAGFVVAGLVAAPHVAQGLKAHTENTGITAGKRVVFPEQEKTTPNQSVSVPRVSVKRSAGYELLPQAAPVRAVASAPSALPVSIALAVPTPSSSPVEPTPSPEAGQDTTRSGSGLDYLKKMQEAGYPLDLNKDLNTIISLRSLGVTPEYAKAMAQAGFGIPTLPELIALKSVGVTPEYIAGLKSSNAAPSSFQEAISEKSVGVTPEYAKAMADLGIGTPTRQDLISLKSVGVTPGYATQLKAGGLAPTDLHELVTFRAVGITPEYAKAMASAGFSGLSAHELVSLKAQGLTPENAHWLKATFPNADLHAVKQAAVFHIDEEFVGKAKSYGFNSTDLDKLIKLKMTGLLN
- a CDS encoding BlaI/MecI/CopY family transcriptional regulator produces the protein MTKKKETTRPTEGELEILAFLWERGSATVREVYEAISASRPMVYTGILKLMQIMTDKGLVIRDESARAHVYRANVAKEETERRFVRELSQRLFSGSAAQLALRALEIEPASEEQLVEIRKLLARKKQEANR
- a CDS encoding FAD-dependent oxidoreductase; amino-acid sequence: MLISATQLTQFRKYKSLLCFVLFALATPAIAAPAKADLVVYGGTASGVITAYAAAKEGLHVVLLEPGSHLGGMVTGGLSASDVADFKIIGGYARDFYREAAAHYGKLSLNKHSDWLSEPKVGETIFKAWLKKAGVEVYFHERLKEHKGVTKSAVHITSITTEDNKKWQAKVFADCSYEGDLMAQAGVKYIVGREGVETYSEDLAGVRRDTPKHQFLWKISPNGANDKLMPEVDPGPIGTNGSADKKIQAYNFRLILTNNPANKLPWTKPEGYDSAQFALLAKYLNEWKEHMHRDPNMGDVINPVMIPNQKADFNNNGAFSTDYIGKSWTYPDAGYAERKRLWDAHLLYTKSFLWFLASDPHVPKLLRDEVNNWGRAKDEFLDTDGWPNQLYIREGRRMIGLYVMKQSDLQTNRTKPDSIAMGSYNSDSHNVQRVAMPDGSVRNEGDVQVPVKPYEIAAGTILPVRSQAENLLVPVCLSASHVAYSSVRMEPQYMMLGQAAGTIAALAVQRKTAVQDVSITILQERLRSQKAVLHKEQEVIE